One segment of Shewanella piezotolerans WP3 DNA contains the following:
- a CDS encoding MaoC/PaaZ C-terminal domain-containing protein has translation MPSLFSLYRKIFFGRKPGWDEQPLPMIKVSSPNVALATDKVEQYAKVCGFEFDGQTLPPTYLYVMAFRLHAMIFTHEAITFPLLGMIHLKNSITLHRATSVAENYDIECSLTTSQMTDSGLEFELVSKAFVAGELVWESLSTYLYRIEGKTKRVRPPKASDMNWDAPEAWSLSEDLGRRYAKASGDYNLIHLHPVLSKRFGFDRVLAHGMWSKGRCIAQVMPEIVNKPCKIDVAFKLPLFMPGNVSFSAEQQQDSLVFELRDQKGRRPHLTGEISFL, from the coding sequence ATGCCATCGCTGTTTTCGCTTTATCGAAAGATATTTTTTGGGCGTAAACCTGGGTGGGATGAACAGCCGCTGCCTATGATTAAAGTGAGCAGTCCCAATGTGGCATTAGCTACAGATAAGGTCGAGCAGTATGCCAAAGTATGTGGTTTTGAGTTTGATGGTCAAACCTTACCGCCTACCTATTTGTATGTGATGGCATTTAGATTACATGCGATGATTTTTACTCACGAAGCGATTACGTTTCCTTTGCTGGGAATGATCCACTTAAAGAACAGTATCACTCTGCATCGCGCTACAAGCGTGGCAGAAAACTATGATATTGAATGTTCGTTAACCACTAGTCAGATGACAGATTCAGGTCTGGAATTTGAATTAGTATCAAAGGCCTTTGTAGCTGGCGAGCTGGTTTGGGAATCACTATCGACCTATCTTTACCGTATTGAAGGTAAAACAAAACGCGTGCGTCCGCCTAAAGCAAGTGATATGAATTGGGATGCGCCTGAAGCGTGGAGTCTAAGTGAGGACTTAGGTCGCCGTTACGCTAAAGCATCGGGAGATTATAACCTTATTCATCTGCACCCTGTATTGTCGAAACGTTTCGGTTTTGACCGGGTGTTGGCCCACGGAATGTGGTCTAAGGGGCGTTGTATCGCACAAGTTATGCCAGAGATCGTCAATAAGCCGTGCAAGATTGATGTCGCCTTTAAGCTCCCTTTGTTTATGCCTGGCAATGTTAGTTTTTCCGCTGAGCAACAGCAAGATAGTTTAGTTTTTGAATTAAGAGATCAAAAAGGCCGCCGTCCACATCTAACGGGCGAAATTAGCTTCTTGTAA
- a CDS encoding TraB/GumN family protein, which produces MLATSIKKTLLSLVSVSSLLLATFVNAAPTDKPPFYQIDYQGKTAYLLGSIHIGKADFYPFAEQIEQAFLQSKALVVEADVRGANVPALLQKYGTETIPMDDDTKQVLATYCQDKAALCTALSSYAPWLQSMQLSIGRYTALGYSALYGVDSVLVEQAGHRPIYELESTEFQFELLSSFSPETQWEMVREAIEAPDSDMLELISAWRSGDEAELADLMEGEMLRDGNTEMVERMLWGRNKGMASKLIELMNSATTKQPLFVVVGAGHLVGAKSVQAYLAPYGVSSKNCWQSSCI; this is translated from the coding sequence ATGTTGGCAACAAGTATCAAGAAAACTTTATTGTCGTTAGTTAGTGTTTCTAGTCTATTGTTGGCAACGTTTGTTAACGCTGCACCCACCGATAAACCACCGTTTTATCAAATAGATTATCAAGGTAAAACAGCTTACTTATTGGGCTCTATTCACATTGGTAAAGCTGATTTTTACCCTTTTGCCGAACAAATTGAGCAGGCATTTTTGCAATCAAAAGCGTTAGTCGTTGAAGCTGATGTTAGAGGCGCAAACGTACCAGCGCTATTGCAGAAATACGGCACCGAAACTATACCTATGGATGATGATACTAAACAAGTGTTAGCGACTTATTGTCAGGATAAGGCGGCCTTATGTACTGCGTTAAGCAGCTATGCACCTTGGTTGCAATCGATGCAGTTAAGCATAGGACGTTATACCGCTTTAGGTTATAGCGCTCTTTATGGTGTTGATTCTGTTTTAGTGGAGCAAGCGGGGCATCGCCCTATTTATGAGCTAGAAAGCACTGAGTTTCAGTTTGAGCTGTTGTCCTCTTTTAGCCCTGAGACACAGTGGGAGATGGTGCGTGAAGCAATAGAGGCGCCCGATTCTGATATGTTAGAGCTGATTTCGGCCTGGCGCAGCGGTGATGAAGCAGAACTGGCCGACTTGATGGAAGGGGAAATGCTACGTGATGGTAATACAGAGATGGTAGAGCGGATGTTATGGGGTCGCAATAAGGGCATGGCGAGTAAACTGATCGAGCTGATGAATTCGGCGACAACAAAACAACCTTTATTCGTGGTTGTGGGGGCAGGGCATTTAGTGGGGGCTAAGAGTGTGCAAGCCTACCTAGCGCCTTACGGAGTAAGCAGTAAAAACTGTTGGCAAAGCAGTTGTATTTAA